The following proteins are co-located in the Manihot esculenta cultivar AM560-2 chromosome 9, M.esculenta_v8, whole genome shotgun sequence genome:
- the LOC110623396 gene encoding ADP-ribosylation factor 1-like 2 isoform X1 has translation MGQAFRKLFDAFFGNTEMRVVMLGLDAAGKTTILYKLHIGEVLSTVPTIGFNVEKVQYKNVMFTVWDVGGQEKLRPLWRHYFNNTDGLIYVVDSLDRERIGKAKAEFQAIIKDPFMLNSIILVFANKQDMKGAMTPMEVCEGLGLMELKNRKWHIQGTCALRGDGLYEGLDWLASTLKEMRAAGYSSVGTSSF, from the exons ATGGGTCAAGCCTTTCGCAAGCTCTTCGATGCGTTCTTCGGCAACACTGAGATGCGG GTTGTGATGCTAGGGCTGGATGCTGCTGGTAAGACAACCATACTTTACAAGCTACATATCGGAGAAGTTTTATCTACTGTTCCAACAATTG GATTCAATGTGGAGAAAGTTCAATATAAGAATGTGATGTTCACTGTTTGGGATGTTGGTGGACAAGAGAAATTAAGGCCACTCTGGAggcattattttaataatactgATGGACTG ATCTATGTTGTTGATTCCTTGGACCGTGAGAGAATTGGAAAAGCAAAAGCAGAGTTTCAG GCCATCATCAAAGATCCATTTATGCTCAACAGTATCATCCTTGTATTTGCCAATAAACAGGATATG AAAGGAGCAATGACACCAATGGAAGTATGTGAAGGATTAGGTCTTATGGAACTCAAGAACAGAAAATGGCACATACAGGGGACTTGTGCACTCAGGGGAGATGGCCTGTACGAGGGCTTGGACTGGCTAGCTTCAACTTTGAAGGAAATGAGAGCTGCTGGGTATTCTTCAGTAGGCACCTCATCATTCTAA
- the LOC110623396 gene encoding ADP-ribosylation factor isoform X3, whose protein sequence is MGQAFRKLFDAFFGNTEMRVVMLGLDAAGKTTILYKLHIGEVLSTVPTIGFNVEKVQYKNVMFTVWDVGGQEKLRPLWRHYFNNTDGLIYVVDSLDRERIGKAKAEFQAIIKDPFMLNSIILVFANKQDMIFQVA, encoded by the exons ATGGGTCAAGCCTTTCGCAAGCTCTTCGATGCGTTCTTCGGCAACACTGAGATGCGG GTTGTGATGCTAGGGCTGGATGCTGCTGGTAAGACAACCATACTTTACAAGCTACATATCGGAGAAGTTTTATCTACTGTTCCAACAATTG GATTCAATGTGGAGAAAGTTCAATATAAGAATGTGATGTTCACTGTTTGGGATGTTGGTGGACAAGAGAAATTAAGGCCACTCTGGAggcattattttaataatactgATGGACTG ATCTATGTTGTTGATTCCTTGGACCGTGAGAGAATTGGAAAAGCAAAAGCAGAGTTTCAG GCCATCATCAAAGATCCATTTATGCTCAACAGTATCATCCTTGTATTTGCCAATAAACAGGATATG atatttcaAGTTGCATAA
- the LOC110623396 gene encoding ADP-ribosylation factor isoform X2 produces the protein MGFGDYYVVMLGLDAAGKTTILYKLHIGEVLSTVPTIGFNVEKVQYKNVMFTVWDVGGQEKLRPLWRHYFNNTDGLIYVVDSLDRERIGKAKAEFQAIIKDPFMLNSIILVFANKQDMKGAMTPMEVCEGLGLMELKNRKWHIQGTCALRGDGLYEGLDWLASTLKEMRAAGYSSVGTSSF, from the exons ATGGGTTTTGGTGATTATTAT GTTGTGATGCTAGGGCTGGATGCTGCTGGTAAGACAACCATACTTTACAAGCTACATATCGGAGAAGTTTTATCTACTGTTCCAACAATTG GATTCAATGTGGAGAAAGTTCAATATAAGAATGTGATGTTCACTGTTTGGGATGTTGGTGGACAAGAGAAATTAAGGCCACTCTGGAggcattattttaataatactgATGGACTG ATCTATGTTGTTGATTCCTTGGACCGTGAGAGAATTGGAAAAGCAAAAGCAGAGTTTCAG GCCATCATCAAAGATCCATTTATGCTCAACAGTATCATCCTTGTATTTGCCAATAAACAGGATATG AAAGGAGCAATGACACCAATGGAAGTATGTGAAGGATTAGGTCTTATGGAACTCAAGAACAGAAAATGGCACATACAGGGGACTTGTGCACTCAGGGGAGATGGCCTGTACGAGGGCTTGGACTGGCTAGCTTCAACTTTGAAGGAAATGAGAGCTGCTGGGTATTCTTCAGTAGGCACCTCATCATTCTAA